The Cervus elaphus chromosome 9, mCerEla1.1, whole genome shotgun sequence genomic interval GCTTTATTGAACCAAGAGACATAGTCACGACAGTTACCTGAGTCTCAGAGGCTAGAGAAAACTTAAGCTCAGGATTGGGTTAAAGTGCTGGGAGATTTAGATAGCTGGAGGACAAGAGAGTTAAtagagaaatattaatacaaatttaGTCCTTCTGGCTTTATTACCTGGTCTCCTGAGAACAGAGAATCAATAGGGAAACACACCCTTTCTGTCCAGACCAACTCCCTCAGGAATTTCATGTGCTTACAGGTCATTGTATTAATAACAAGAGGGGAATGTACATAATGAGAACTGTGAATATCTCCTCTGTTGTGTCCCTGAACTTGAACAACCTGGGCATGGATGAGACAAGTTGTTGCTTTTAGAGTCCTAAGACTGGTGAAGGACCAATGCATGGCCCTTTCCTGCTGACTTGTCTGGGGACAGAGCTTCAGTCTCCATCATCGACCATCCAGGAAGGGATTCAGACTCCCACACGAGGTCCTTCCTCTCAGCATTCCCATGCAGGTGAGTTCAAAAGCCCAAAAGACACTGCAGAAGAATGACAAATAGAATGAAATCCAAGAACGATTACGTGAGAGAATGTTTACTTCAGTTCATCCCAGAGACCATTGTGGTTGTTTTCTTGCTTGATTAAAATATCAGTGTATTTTAATGATGCTAAAAAGAGTAGTGAATGTAGAACTCAGGAAGATGATGATCTGTGATGTCAATTAAATGTTAGGAGTGGAAGCCCCATTAGAAAATGGGGGAGAAACATAAATTCCTTCCAGTAAGAGTAGAACATACGCCCAAATATCTTAATTAGCTGGAATAGAGAGATAGGCTATTAGTTGGAGGGCTATAAAATGAAGttaaagcatttctttttaacttttaaaatggagCATATTTCCATTATGCTTCTGTAATGAGAACATTTCACACCAAGAAGTGCTTGCAAATATATCTTTGCAACAGCAGGTGCGAGAGacatttttcacattattttccgtgggaaaaaaaaagaaaaaattcagatgTGTAAAGGGGGAATACAGATGTGCTTACCTTGTAACTATCTCATTATCTGAGAGGATGAATATGTATGTGGATTTATTGATCATTTAGTTTCTCTATCTCAAATTATTTGTGTGAACTTTTTGCATTAGTATAGGCAGAGAGGAGAAAttttctgttgttacttccaATCTTTCAAACGAcgaattgttattttttttctgtttttttttttttaacccccatAGACTGGCTGTTTGCTATGTAGCTATGCATAGGGgctggacagggaagtctggtgtgctgagtccatggggtcacagagagttggacacgacaccactgagcgactgaactgaactgaactgaaggggccttcccaggtggtgttaatggtaaagaacactcctgccattgcaggagacataagagatgctggtttgatccctgggttgggaagatcccctggaggaaggcatggcaacccattccagtgtgcttgcctggagaatcccttgaacagaggggcctggcgggctactgtcccatggggtcacaaagactcggacacaactcaagcgacttagcacacatgcatgcctgtACATGTATGCATAGATGCATCTGAGAGGAGTTGTGAGTGTATATAGTTTTCATGTGATCAATGTATCAGTCAAGCACATGCGCTCCCTCCActgcttttccattttttaaatttttctgaaagAATTGAGTTTTCAGGTTAGAATTCCTCACTTGTAAATTCTTGTTTTAACAAAAATGGCCGTGAAGTAACTACATCTTTAGTGCTAATTGATCACCCTATTTAATTTCTCCAAGTCTTTATATTGCTGTTTTCCTTcgctttcttttgttttgctttccagtgtgtgtgtgtgtgtgtgtgtgtgtgtgtgtgattagatCTGTTTCTGAAAGTTGCATCAAACCTGGCATTCATGTGGAAGGCACGCTTCATTACCATTTGACCAAAGATCACTTGCGTCTTCCTAAAACAAATAATAATCCACACATATTCATGTAAGAGGAAATAACTCAGGCAATGCATtctcattacattttaaaattcattctgttacagtcttttttttttttttaaccaagtctcggcaatttaattttgtattggtgACCCATGTTGATGTTGTTAAATCATTACTATTTAATATTTCTCTATAATTTTCTTTAGATATTCACCCAATTTTGTTACATACAGCTGTTTTGAAACCACTTGACTTAGACTAATTTCATTCTCACTGACATTTTGTCCCATAAATTCTTAATTTATTGTAAAACATCTCTTTGTATACTATCTACATATACATGCCAATACACTTTTATACAAATGCATGAATAGGATCCTTTGCACATCAAAATTGCTCCTCATGTTTTAGTGAAATCATTTTCCctaccttttttccttcttaataatTTCTCATAGACTTGCCTCCAATTACTACTCAAAtgacttattatttatttgactgtatcatgggcttcccaggtggttcagtgggtaaagaatctgcctgcaatgcatgagccacaggagacacaggaaatgtgagttcggtccctgggttgggcagatctcctggatgagggcatagaatccactccagtattcttgcctggagaatcccatggatggaggagccttgtgggttacagtccacagggtcacatggagtcagacacgacatccGTGCACACACGTGCAGAACCTGCATCGTGTGCCTGTATTACTCTCCCTTTGATGGTCCTTCacgtcttttaaaattaaatcactaGCATATCAATGATACAGAAACATAAGGTAGGGAAAGTCAGAATCTAGCTGTGACTGTGGTTGTCACCCGTGGAGGGCTCAGAAGAAGTTAGAGACATTGCACAACATCCTACAAGGCACAGGACAGATCCCATCACAACAATCTGGATCAGAGGGCCAGTTGTGCCAGCACTGGAGAATCCTGAGTTAAAGCACATCCACATTGTGAATAGTTAGAGATGTCTTCAGATTTTCCCCTAAAATACTGTCGTTTTTGCCAGAAGAGTCAGAGAGCACTCCTTTGCTACTAGTTTGAAAGTTCTTGGCTCAAGTTTTTCCCAAGATGATGGTATGTAAGAGCTTCCTTGTTGTCTTCATAAGCTATATACTGAGTTagagaaaatttatatatttaatatataaaaatatatgatacaaaatatatttaatattatataatatatataatcaaaATGGTGACCAAGTAAATATATTTGATTTGCCTATTACTGTTATATACTCATATTATATGCCCATTTTCCTACACTAAACAGACTCTCAAGTAATTTTTACAAATTATGTTTTCAAATGACTTTTAAtaattagctttttatttttaaataatactggATACACAGGACGGTAcagaaaaattcagaaatgtcCCATGAGCTCTTCACCCAATTTCTCCCAATATCTTAAATACCataatatcaaaaccaggaatTGACACTGGTACCATCCACAGATGCTCTCACATCGTAGATATTTCAGATAGTAAAATTTCTccagttttatgtgtgtgtgtgacttttgaGGCATATTTTTGgccataacatttaaaaatttaatttagttGTACATCTCTATTATCTCACTTCTGAGCATCTTGCCTTATTTACGATGATTTTACACAGCCATCGATTTTATATGTAGATTTCAAGATAttaatctaaaatattttggTTACTCTTACACTGGGGCTATAAttgttctaatattttattaatattatatgttgGGGGGAGGGCAAAACTTCATTTTTTGCTAAATAGTTATGCCAGCTATTACCAACAATTCTATCCTTCCAAAGTTAAATAAATGTTCATGTATACTAAATGTTGATATAAGATGAGAAATAAGTCCTGATTCATTCAACAACAATAAATGAGCATTTGCTACTTGAAAAAAACATTATATGAACATTACATAGTATATTATTTTACCTATAGGTCATTTTCAGTTTAATTAATTCTTATTGACATCATAAATTATTTCTTGTTCATTTAGTTTTCAATACTTCCTTTAATTTCATTTACTAGACTtgttttttggagaaggaaatggcagcccactccagtgttcttgcctggagaatcccagggacagaggagcctggtgggctgctgtctatggggtcgcacagagtcgggcatgactgaagccacttagcaggagcagcagacTTGTTTTGTAATTATATTATTTAACTTGGATTCATTATttccttactttttatttttaccaatttagttttgtgaaagtgttagtcgttcagttgtgtccgactctttgtgaccctatggactgtagcccacgagcctccactgtccatggaattctccaaggaagatactagagtgggctgccattttttcctccaggggatcttcccgacccagggattgaagacgggtctcctgcactacaggcagatggtttactgtctgagccatcacaTATAGTCACATACTTGGTTAACAAAACAGGTGAAGTCTCTGCCTGGGGGATCTAGAATCATGACTGAGAAGACAGAATACAATGAAAGGCATGTATGCATAATGCAATGCCCTCCGATAACTAACATGAAGAAAGTAATTTAGTGACAAGATTGGAATTGTCACAGAgtgtgggtgtatatgtgtgGACCGTGGACTTTGTTGATGCTGGGACAAAGATCAGACTTAGGACAAAGGATGTCTTGAGAACTAATCAAAAAAGCAATCAAAACacaagcaaagcaaagcaaagatgCCATTTATGAAAATGGAGACAGAGACTTGCCAGGTCTGCAATGTGAACCTGGTTAgtcaaataaacaagaaatgggCACAGGAAAACAATTCTGCTAGCTGGTATGTCAAATGCTCAATATTCAGttactttcattttactttataaacGTCCTTGTGTACAGTATTGGTTTATTGCTTTTGGCATTTTATCTCATGGGCTGTAAAATCTCTAATTGTTTCACACCATAAAGATATAGTGATCTTTTCTTTTGAATGCctttattttagctttttcattattttccatgGCCAAGGACAAAATATAACAACACATGAAATGTCACCAGAACTGAAGATGCTTTTCCTCACCAAAATCTCAGGGATCTTTTGAGCTTATGcaccatctccctccctctcaggTCTCTCtcgatctttctctctctctctatatatatatatatacatgtatataaaacatatatatatttctgcctgcttgtgctcagtcatacCCAATTccttgcaactgcatggactgtaacccaccaggctcttatgtccatgggatttttcagtcaagaacactaaagtgggtggccatgccctcctccaggggatcttcctgactcagggattgaaattATGTCTCCCGTGACTCCTCCtccattgacaggtagattctttaccactgagctatctagcaatccatatatatatatatatggattgtATATATATGGATTATACCTATATATGTGGATTATACATATCTATGTAgaattacatatatgtgtgtgtgtatatatatatacatatatatgtaaatttatacatatatatatgtaaaatctaggtttcaaatatttcatgtttttcatattttcatatatttcattattttcatgtatttcatatatttcatatagttcattcttttcatatatttcatgttttcatatttcatatatttcatatttttcatatattttcatattcttcatatatttcaaatattttcatatatttcatatatttttcatatatttcatatatttcacatatttcatatgtttaaatatttttcagatatttcatttatttccatatttttcatatattgtcatattcctcatatatttcatatatttaaatattttccaaatatttcatataattcatatatcttcatatttttcatatttttcatgtattttcatatccttcatatttttcatatattttcatattcttcataatttCAATAcagttcatatatttcatatatttacatatatttcatatatttcatattcttcatatatttcatatatttcatatttttcatgtattttcataaccttcatattttcatgtattttcatatatttcatatttttcatatattttcatactttaaatatttttcatatatttcatatttttcatataatttcatattcttcatatttttcatatattcttcatatttttcatatattttcatattcttcatatttttcatatattctcatattcttcataattttcatatatttttatacatttcatatactttcatatatttaatatttttcatatatttccatagttttcatatatttcatatattttcatacattttcatattcttcatatctttcacatattttcatattcttcatatctttcacatattttcatattcttcatatttttcacacattttcatattcttcatatttttcatatgttttcatattcttcatatttttagaatattttcatattcttcatatttttcacctattttcatattcttcatatttttggaatattttaatattcttcatatttttagaatattttcatattttcacatactTTCATATTcatcatatttttggaatatttccatatgtttcacatattttcatattcttcatatttttacaatattttcatattctacatattttcatattcttcatatttttggaatatattcattatcttcatattttccccatattttcatatacttcatatttttcacatattttcatattcatcatatttttcacatattttcataatcatcatattttcacatattttcatattcatcatattttacacatattttcatattcatcatatttttcacatattttcatattcttcatatctttcacagattttcatattcttcatatttttagaatattttcatattcttcatatctttcacatagtttcatattcttcatatttttagaatattttcatattcttcatatctttcacagattttcatattcttcatatttttagaatattttcatgttcttcatatttttagaatattttcatattcttcatatttttagaatattttcatgttcttcatatctttcacagattttcatattcttcatatttttagaatatttccatattcttcatatctttcacagattttcatattcttcatattttgggaatattttcatattcttcatatctttcacagattttcatattcttcatattttgggaatattttcatattcttcatatttttcacctattttcatattcttcatatttttagaatattttcatattcttcatatttttcacatagtttcatattcttcatatttttggaatattttcatattcttcatatctttcactgattttcatattcttcatatttttcatatattttcatattcctcatattcttagaatattttcatatttttcatattttcatatttttcacacattttcatattcatattttttgaatattttcatattcttcatatatttacaatattttcatattcctcatatttctggaatattttcatattcttcatatttttggaatattttcatattcctcataattttggaatattttcatattcctcatatttttagaatatcttcgtattcttcatatttttcacacatttacgtattcttcatatttttcacacattttcgtattcttcatatttttcacacattttcgtattcttcatagttttcacacattttcgtattcttcatattttcacacattttcatattcctcatattcttagaatattttcatatttttcatgtttttcacatattttcatattcatcatgtttttcacatattttcatattcttcatatttttcacatagtttcatattcttcatatttttcacacattttcatattcttggaatattttcatattcttcatatttttagaatatttccatattcttcatttttttcacatattttcatattcttcatatttttcacacattttcatattcttggaatattttcatattcttcatatttttagaatatttccatattcttcatttttttcacatattttcatattcttcatatctttcacatagtttcatattcttcaaatttttcacctattttcatattcttcatatttttggactattttaatattcttcataattttcacctattttcatactcttcatatttttggaatattttcatattcttcatatctttcactgattttcatattcttcatatttttggaatattttcatattcttaatatgtttggaatattttcatattcttcatatgtttacaatattttcataatcttcatatttttggaatattttcatattcctcatatttttggaatattttcatattcctcatatttttagaatatctttgtattcttcatatttttcacacattttcgtattcttcatatttttcacacattttcgtattcttcatatttttcacacattttcatattcctcatattcttagaatattttcatatttttcatgtttttcacacattttcatattcatcatgtttttcacacattttcatattcatcatgtttttcacacattttcatagtcatcatatttttcacatattttcatattcttcatgtttttcacatattttcatattcatcatatttttcacatattttcatattctttgtatctttcactgattttcatattcttcatatctttacaatattttcatgttcttcatatttttggaatattttcatattcttcatatttttcacatagtttcatattcttcatatttttcacacattttcatattcttcatacttttggaatattttcatattcttcatgttttgggaatatttccatattcttcatttttttcacatattttcatattcttcatatctttcacatagtttcatattcttcatatttttagaatattttcatattcttcatatttttcacagattttcatattcttcatatttttagaatattttcatattcttcaaatttttcacctattttcatattcttcatatttttggaatattttaatatacttcatatttttcacacattttcatattcttcatatttttggaatattttcatattcttcatatttttcacacattttcatatgcttcatatttttagaatattttcatatgcttcatatttttcacagattttcatattcttcatatttttcatatattttcatatgcttcatatttttcacacattttcatattcttcatatttttcacacattttcatattcttcatatttttcacacattttcatatgcttcatattttaaaaatattttcatattcttcatatttttcacatattttcatactcttcatatttttcatatattttcatattgttcatattttaaaaatattttcatattcttcatatttttcacatattttcatactcttcatatttttcatatattttcatattgttcatatttttagaatattttcatattcttcatatttttcacatattttcatactcttcatatttttcatatattttcatatgcttcatatttttcatatattttcatatttttcatattcttcacacttttcatatttgtcatatttttcatgcattttcatattctttatatttttagaatattttcttattcttcatacttttcacatattttcatattcctcatatttttcacacattgtcatattcttcatatttttagaagattttcatattcttcatagttttagagtattttcatatagttcatatttttcatacattttcatattcttcatatctttcatacattttcatattcttcatatttttagaatattttcttattcttcatatctttcacatattttcatatatttcatatattttcatattttcacatatgtcttatattttcatattcctcatatatttcatgtattttcatatatttcatatttttcacatatctcagatatttttcatatttttcatttttgaggaaAGATACAGGCATCTGGGTAAATAATGTAGAGACACATATGTTCCCTGAACGTATCTTGATGTGCCTTTCCGACAAGAATAAAATGACGACCGAAACTGAGCACTACGTTCACTGGTACCTGGGAAATCTGCTGCTTTGCTCAGTCTTGTCggattcatgggatttcccaggcaagaaaactgaagtgggttgccatttcctgctctaggggatcttcccaacccaggtattgagcccccatctcttgcatcttctgcattggcagacagattctttatcactgtgctacctgggaagccacctgggaaatgtaCAAAAGGGAATTTCTGGATGCCCTTTCTACATAATCTGATCTAATCACCTTGAGCAACATCAACCTTAACTTCATCAGGGTAGTTAAGGGTGAAAACAAGGTGGAAGTAACACAGCCTAGGAAACCAGGGTCTCCCTGTAGGTCATTGTTTTCTTGCCCCCTGGAGTGTGAGAAGTCTTCAGGGAAGCGGTACCGAGTTCACATATTCCAAGGTGACTCTCATACACAGAGGCCAGAACTCGATCAACAGAAGGGATCCATTTAAACATACAGGACATCTGTGCAGCAATTTCATAAAGTGCTAGGAGAACATAGTGGGGCTTTGAAGTTTCAACAGCAGTGGGGAGCCCACCTTATTGCTCAGCCTCCTCTGGCTCCATCTCTCCTCACTCTCCCTCTTGCTCTCATCCTCTCCCCTCATTAACCCCTCCCACAttagtgtctttttttaaaaactagggcATCCTAGACAGGTACcttccccagggcctttgcactggctattCTCTCTGCCAGGCACAAAGTTCTTGTGCCTGGCACATTCATGGCTCCTGCTCTCTCTTCCTTGAGGTCTCTGTTCAAATGATAACTATTCTTTGCATGTCTTGCCTTAAATAATAGGAGCCCTTCATAAGTCTTTCCCTTATACGTGCTTTCAAATTTCTACATAGAACATTTCACCATTTCCCAGGCATATatatcctagaggaggaaatggcaacccactccagtattctgtcgtgagaaatctcatggatagatggacagaagagcctggcaggctacagcacatgaggttacaaagagtcagacatgaccgagcccacacatacacacacactcacatgcacataatattttttcttcttggacagattttttaagttttcatattTCAGCACCGTATGCACATTTCCTAGACAGTACCTGAGATATTGTGTCACTCAATATATAGTGCccaaaggaatgaaaaaattTCTCATTAAATATGTGGATTACATGACATCTTGGGGAAAATGCTAAAACTGGAACACATTTGCAAGTTAGAAATGACAGAGGGAATTTCCTAAAGAAGACCAAGTTCTTGCAAAATATTGaaattaattaagaaatataattaaatataattaagcaAAATACAGAGTGTATTTTTTCAACACTATAATGGGCCTTTTTGTGAAAATGAATCATATTGTCATGTTTCTTTACAGTCAACATCGACAAATGACACCAAGCAACCTCACAAAGgtttcagaattttttcttctGGGATTTTCAGAGGAACCAGCACTGCAGCCCCTCATATTTGGTCTTTTCCTCTCCATGTACCTGGTCACTGTGTTTggaaacctgctcatcatcctgCTCATCAGCTcagactcccacctccacactcccatgtacttcttcctctccaacctgtccTTCATAGACATCTGTTTCACCTCTACCACCATCCCAAAGATGCTGCAGAACATATGGAAACAGAGCAACGCCATCACCTATGAAGGCTGTGTCACCCAGATGCATTTTTCCATACTGTTTGCAGGGTTGGATGACTTCCTCCTGACTGTGATGGCCTATGATCGGTttgtggccatctgccacccccttcaCTACATGGTCATCATGAACCCCCAGCTCTGTGTAATTCTGGTTCTAGTTAGCTGGGCCATCAGTGTCCTGGATTCCTTGATACAGACCTTCATGGTATCAAGGCTGTCCTTTTGTAGAGATGTGTTTATCCCTCACTATTTCTGTGAACTCAAACAGCTGGTCCAACTTGCCAGTTCTGACCACCTCCTTAATGAA includes:
- the LOC122699881 gene encoding olfactory receptor 7A10-like; its protein translation is MTPSNLTKVSEFFLLGFSEEPALQPLIFGLFLSMYLVTVFGNLLIILLISSDSHLHTPMYFFLSNLSFIDICFTSTTIPKMLQNIWKQSNAITYEGCVTQMHFSILFAGLDDFLLTVMAYDRFVAICHPLHYMVIMNPQLCVILVLVSWAISVLDSLIQTFMVSRLSFCRDVFIPHYFCELKQLVQLASSDHLLNEIAMSFAAGLLGAGPFAGIFYSYCRIASSICGIASAQGKYKAFSTCVSHLSAVSLVYGTCLGVYLSSAATHRAHSSAIASVMYTVVTPMLNPFIYSLRNKDIKRALRAFFREAALKRPMVVG